gAACCAAAAACGGTCACTTTAAACCgacaatttgattttgattttgattttttttataaaaaaaatttaattactttatttacgATAAAAACcgaatgtaattaaaaataatcatccaTACCCATGTTGTTCGCCAGATGAATTGAAGAGTTAATGAGTTAGGAACAGAAAAGGCAATGGCCATTCGACACTCGGCCTTTGCTTTGATAAGTATGAAATCTCAGGTTTCCTCGACAGTatccatgtttttcttttcttttctttttctaaagtatttttttgtttaaaaatatattaaaataaatttttttatattttttaaatttatttttaatattaatgtattaaaataattcaaaaataaaaaaaaattattttaaaaatatttttaaaactcagaAAACAAGCATGGTTTGCAAGAGAATTTTgctttaagaaaaagaaaaatctttgaaaagagacaagaaaagaaaagaaattgcgGGATAACCccccaaaacccaaaaccaaaacaaaaggaacaacACTCTTCTCGAAGTATGGTTTTCTCATCAAACCCTTTATCACTTAGCGTCCCTGACACCACCTTCGACGCATGGCTCCGCGACTCCGGCTACCTCGAAATTCTCGACCAACACTCGTCCTCCTCCGCTACCGCCGCCCCCGCCACTACCTCAACCATCACGTCAACTACCACCACAGCAACAGCCACTGGCCTCTTCATTTCATTCTTTTCCCATATTCTAACACTCCTTTCTCTCTTCACTCTCAACCCCTTTTCTAAACTCACCACCGATGACTTCTCGGGTCAAACCCCATCTTGGACCGGGTCATTTTTCGCTGACTGTGGGTCCTACTCGTTTCCATCCGGGTCGGAACAGGCTAGGCTCCGGGTTAACGAGAATGTTAAACGTTATGCGCGAAATTATGCCTCCcttttcattctcttctttgCTTGTACTTTGTAAGCGTTTTCCGTCTTTCTTTCTGTTCATTTATGTCTATTTGATTTgggttgttttcaattttttattttgtttgcggAAAATTtagaaagattgaaatttttttctgggtgcgtttggttgctgagaaaattgGAGGGActgaaaagaaagggaaaaacgaattttgggttttgatggtgttattgttttatgttaGTTTTTGGTGTTTCAAGTATGTAAATGGTGTTGCTTGTAGCCTACTATCCTTTTGCATAAGGTTTTTATATTAGGACTGTTCAGCAAATGATGCATGGTTCTATAGTGATTTGTTAAGTTGCTATAGAAATTGGAATACTGTAGAAATTCAATCTTCAGTCAGTGTGGAAGACATACATTGAACCTGGATCATCTTGATCTGACCTTTatggttttgtatttttcaaagaatGGCGATAGGATGCTTGTGGCATAAGTAATTTTCCgatgttgttattatttttgtgcTCTTAATTTTCTTATCTGGTAATTAACTCTTTGTATGTCATTGGGGTTGTAGGTATCAAATGCCACTTGCTCTTATTGGATTGATATCAAGTTTGGCACTTTGGGATGTTTTCAAGTTCTGTAGCGATAGGTGGGGATGGGATCGATATCCTGTACTTCGGCAAGTTATGGTACGGACAGCCCAATGTGGTAAGTGATCGAGTCATTTCCTTTTGTTATCATATATCGTTAAACAGCCCTGCTCTGTAACTAAAAACATGGTTGGTACTTTCAAGAATATTGGGGATAGAGCAGACTGTTGGGATAAAAACATGGCCACTGGAATTTTCTTTTGCCTCTTTCTCAAGCATTTGTTTTCATCTAAGAACTGAGCAACGTCCTGCATTTAAGGTAGAATTGGGGCTAATGATGCCCTAACTGAATGATCGTGAAATCAATTGGAAATAGATTGCTCTTCCATTTTAATCCTGTGTTTGCACCTCTAAACAAATGGTAGAATTGGACAGGTTGAGATTCTTCAAGCATCATGTTTTCTTATTACTTGACTTACATTTGCTCGTTCCTATTtgacttttttgttctttcttctaAGCTTATGAGTATAGCAAAGCAAATTGTGGatgatgaaaattattttctggACCTGACTTCTTCATATCAAACTGTCATTGCAGTAACTGCAGTTGTTCTGATATGTTTAAACGTTCAAATGGCTTTCTTTTGTGCAGTTGGCATTAGTTATACAGGtaaaaaattttatgttattttccttttcttcttctttttagtcATGTTCCTTTTTTCTTGTATGTTGAGGGAAACCCTCATGGTCCACCTTTCTCATTCAGTAATGTTCCTTGCCCCTCATCTGAGCTGCTATTTCCTCATCCTATTGCAGTTATGGTCTTGCATGCTGCATTTCGAAAGCTGACTCCTGCAAAACAATCTGCTCGCAGTAGATGAAGTgggaaatttgaaaactaagCTGCAAAACAAGAGGCATCAATTTTGATTCTGCTTTGCTGAAATTGATGGACTGGTTCTGCAGATTGGTTGGATGTGAAAAAAGGTCATCTCTAATAATGTAGTCTTTTGGTGGGCGAGGTAAGTCTTTTGTTTATTCATTTTGCAGTCTTTGCACTTGTCAGCTCtgtcatctaagtaaaaaagTTATAAGGTGTCCATGAGACTACTTTATTGCTGTTAATTGCCTGATACGTGGGCATTTGATGTTTGATATCagtttgaagaaaatgagatCCAACGTACATTATGTTTTGCAATTACTTCAATTTTAACTGAAAAACTTTGGTAATTAGAAGGTTCTGTTGTCTCTATTGccaaaactcaaaaattaaaaaagaaggtCCAAGAAGGCCTTCAATTCCTGCTGACGACTCCTTCAAAAGCCCTGCTGGATTAGCACCATGAGCAAGCCAGTAAAACTACTAAATACCACAGCAACTGCTTTGAGAGAAGAGTTCTTTAAAGAGCGTGAATATTCTATGCCTATTAGTTACTGTCCGCTTCTatgcataaaagaaaaggctatTCAAATGTCCCAGGCCAACGGACAATTTTGACAATGGAACTCCTTTCCGCAGAGAGATGTAATCAAGGCATCAGCATCCTCACCTGCAACGTATCGCTAGAGTTAATTTAAGCACCAATGTCCAAAAAAGGCCTTCAGACTCCGATGATTGCAGgtttattttaggttttggCGTGCAATGCTGTGGAGTTCCGCAATATCAGTGGCTTGGAGCTACAGAAGGTCGAGTTGCTTGTTTTGCGTGCTTTTATTATAATCTTCTGTGTTTGAATGTTTAAATGGCTGTATTCAATCTtcgttttgaatttatttatttgttgtgatTGATGCGATGCTCTTCAGCAATCTGGGAATTTttggaaatcaaagaaaaatacacATGATGGCAgggaaatttaacaaaaaaatcatgtgctccatatttttactttttattttggataaagCTGTGATTCCTGTGTATATTTGCATCTCAAGACACAGGCAAGAATAAAAGTAAGCAAGCTGATGAAGATGGATGCATGGTAGTGTAGAGGAGGCAAGGTATATGAAAAAGTAAGTTTGGAAGGATATTCGACATTTCAGTTAATATTCGACAATCTCAGGATTCTTTGCGTCTGGTAAACCTTTCAGTTGCTGTTCCAGTAATTCATGCTTCCAGAAATTAGCTAGGATAAGATGCTCTTAGAAAGGTGTAAAATTGTAACCATAATTACTGAAACTTAAATCATGCCAAAAATGACTAAAATCTTGGAAGACCAAACAAGTTTCTATTTCCATAAAAACTACATGAAATATACTCTCCGATCAAAATCTGTAAAGAAACTAGCACATTACCTAACCTTCCATGAATAAGTAAACAAGTCAACTTTGAGCAAGGaattttttgacattaacacattGAAAGAAGGCAAATTTCCATAATCTGGGCGTCTGCATCAAAATTGACAACGCTTGTTTTGCTTATGCACATGCATATCTGTATCAAAAGTTCGGAATCTGAACAAACTCTTTGGCACTATGCTAGATTATATTTTGGTTTCAAGATCCAGAGAGAATCAAGAATTCTAATCTGGAAGAccaatcaagtttttttaggGAGAAGTAGAACAATGAAATTAGCAAAATAAACAGTATTATTATTTCAAGGATTAGCAAAGAGTTACCTCTGGCTCTGGCAGTGACCGCACTTCCTCTCCTCTTGCAACAACGTTGAGTGAAACTAAACTTGGATTAAATGCAATCGCATGGATACCTCCCTTACTTTGAGTTATTGTACTTTTCTTCGCAAGTTTTTTCAGTGTTGTGTTGTAGCAGGCTAAGAATTCACCATTGAATGACATCAAGATTTCGCCAGTGCTCAAGAAAATTAAGGGTTCATAAAATTTCAAGCGGCCAACGTCTGGATAGAGGTTTTCGATCACGTACTGTTGGATCCAGGACTGCTTGCTGCCATAATTCTTCATAACCCATATGCCAAATTTATCAACATTGCCAACCTTCTCAGGAACACTCACACATAGACAATCTTTCAAAACTCCCAACTTTACCCTGACATCATTTCCATCATATGTAGGAGGTAATGGCAATTGCCCAAACTGCTCTTTTCCAAAGTTAAAAGAACAAATGAACTGCAAAAGTTTTTGATCAGGAATCCAGTGGATATAACCATGCACAGAAGTATCAAAATCCAGTTTTTCAATGCAAGAAAGGGGATTTCCTATTCGTCTCCATTTTTTCGTGCCAATTGTGTATATCTCAGCCCTAGGGTAATCTGGAGCTCTTCTATTGGTCTTAAGACAAAAAGTTCGCAACACTTTGAACTCATATCTGACATTGGTGATGCCAAGTCCAAGACAAAAGCTATTGTGATAAAACGGCAGGGGTCTATTCACCGAGATTGTTATATGCTCACGAAAAACTGGATTGCAAACATGAATAACATTGCGCGATTTGCCTTCTGATA
This genomic interval from Populus alba chromosome 1, ASM523922v2, whole genome shotgun sequence contains the following:
- the LOC118038216 gene encoding F-box protein At3g07870, yielding MDHRRKKETKTETTDLPDCLLEEILSRLPKRSPALGQCRLVCKTWLHLISETFFSKLKLESHPRMLVKTIPKTYQSREIISVRIAEGVNGRTFQVERLEKLVPNKDLPTSNFELVNSCYGLVCISEGKSRNVIHVCNPVFREHITISVNRPLPFYHNSFCLGLGITNVRYEFKVLRTFCLKTNRRAPDYPRAEIYTIGTKKWRRIGNPLSCIEKLDFDTSVHGYIHWIPDQKLLQFICSFNFGKEQFGQLPLPPTYDGNDVRVKLGVLKDCLCVSVPEKVGNVDKFGIWVMKNYGSKQSWIQQYVIENLYPDVGRLKFYEPLIFLSTGEILMSFNGEFLACYNTTLKKLAKKSTITQSKGGIHAIAFNPSLVSLNVVARGEEVRSLPEPEVTLC
- the LOC118038205 gene encoding PRA1 family protein H codes for the protein MVFSSNPLSLSVPDTTFDAWLRDSGYLEILDQHSSSSATAAPATTSTITSTTTTATATGLFISFFSHILTLLSLFTLNPFSKLTTDDFSGQTPSWTGSFFADCGSYSFPSGSEQARLRVNENVKRYARNYASLFILFFACTLYQMPLALIGLISSLALWDVFKFCSDRWGWDRYPVLRQVMVRTAQCVTAVVLICLNVQMAFFCAVGISYTVMVLHAAFRKLTPAKQSARSR